A genomic region of Desulfovibrio sp. contains the following coding sequences:
- a CDS encoding iron ABC transporter permease, whose product MQAVRQQRSWGVAEVILLLSIAILVIVVVVPVALIFFNAFFVNGQFNAADLVKTLSEGETYQALMNSLFIASGVTLCATTVGTFFAWLVTRTDIPYKGFMKSMFLVPFMLPSFIGALAWKMLLSPRAGYINRLWRDVTGAEDALFNIFSYAGIISIETMYLFPFVFIQVCGALERMDPTLEESARISGAGLFTITRKITLPLVLPSILSGALLIMLYSMAHFGTVAVLGIEVGIYNIPTLIYERIHESAGSFASIRTGTVLASVLVVTAGLIIWLQRKVLGSGKYQIIGGKSFRPMELKLRGLRTPLFVFCLLYIAITIVLPTVTIFLVGGLKTYGVPITWENLSLDNYKYVLFEWDQTQQAIKNSIGLGLAAATITMFAGVMISYVIVKMQVRGKGFLEFLGMLPFSVPGSVIALGVILAWSGRFGVNLYNTIWIILIAYIARYMAFSLKANSAALEQVHDSLVEAARACGASMWQALRDVVLPLVRPGMVAAFFLIFLPALRELTVSVMLYGTTSRTIGVAIYTLNEDGETVTSAALAGIALILIVTGQSIINHFAKSRQA is encoded by the coding sequence ATGCAAGCAGTCAGACAACAGCGTTCGTGGGGCGTGGCAGAGGTGATTCTGCTGCTCTCCATTGCTATTCTGGTTATCGTGGTCGTGGTGCCGGTGGCGCTCATCTTTTTCAACGCCTTTTTTGTAAACGGGCAGTTCAACGCGGCGGATCTGGTAAAAACCCTCAGCGAGGGCGAAACCTATCAGGCCCTGATGAACTCGCTGTTTATCGCCAGCGGCGTAACCCTCTGCGCCACCACCGTGGGGACGTTTTTTGCATGGCTGGTGACGCGCACGGACATTCCTTACAAGGGTTTTATGAAGAGCATGTTTCTTGTGCCCTTCATGCTGCCCTCGTTCATCGGCGCGTTGGCATGGAAGATGCTGCTCTCGCCCCGCGCGGGCTATATCAACAGGCTCTGGCGCGATGTGACGGGTGCGGAAGATGCCCTGTTCAACATCTTTTCTTATGCGGGCATCATTTCCATTGAAACCATGTATCTTTTCCCCTTTGTGTTCATTCAGGTATGTGGCGCGCTTGAGCGCATGGATCCCACGCTGGAAGAATCGGCCCGGATATCTGGCGCGGGCCTGTTCACCATCACCCGCAAGATAACCCTGCCCCTGGTGCTGCCCAGCATCCTCTCGGGCGCGTTGCTCATCATGCTGTATTCCATGGCGCACTTTGGCACCGTGGCTGTGCTTGGCATCGAGGTGGGCATCTACAACATCCCCACGCTGATTTACGAGCGCATCCATGAGAGCGCGGGCAGCTTTGCCTCCATCCGCACCGGCACGGTACTGGCCTCGGTGCTGGTTGTTACGGCGGGCCTGATTATCTGGCTGCAACGCAAGGTGCTGGGGTCCGGCAAATACCAGATCATCGGGGGCAAGAGCTTCCGACCCATGGAACTCAAGTTGCGCGGTCTGCGCACGCCTCTGTTTGTGTTCTGCCTGCTGTACATAGCCATCACCATTGTGCTGCCCACTGTGACCATCTTTCTTGTGGGCGGGCTTAAAACCTACGGCGTGCCCATCACCTGGGAGAATCTGTCGCTCGACAACTACAAGTACGTGCTTTTTGAGTGGGATCAGACCCAGCAGGCTATCAAAAACAGCATCGGCCTTGGGCTGGCTGCCGCCACCATCACCATGTTTGCGGGCGTCATGATTTCTTACGTCATTGTAAAGATGCAGGTGCGGGGCAAGGGCTTTCTGGAGTTTCTGGGCATGTTGCCTTTTTCCGTACCCGGCTCGGTCATCGCCCTTGGCGTGATACTGGCCTGGAGCGGACGTTTTGGCGTGAATCTTTACAACACCATATGGATTATCCTTATCGCCTACATTGCGCGGTACATGGCATTTTCGCTCAAAGCCAACTCGGCGGCGCTGGAGCAGGTGCACGATTCGCTGGTGGAGGCGGCCCGCGCCTGCGGCGCAAGCATGTGGCAGGCCCTGCGCGATGTGGTGCTGCCCCTGGTGCGGCCCGGCATGGTCGCGGCTTTCTTTCTGATCTTTTTGCCTGCGCTGCGCGAACTGACGGTTTCGGTCATGCTGTACGGCACAACCAGCCGCACCATCGGCGTGGCAATCTACACGCTCAATGAAGACGGCGAGACCGTGACATCTGCGGCTCTGGCCGGCATTGCCCTCATTCTTATCGTGACGGGGCAGAGCATTATCAACCACTTCGCCAAGTCCAGGCAGGCCTGA
- a CDS encoding bifunctional diguanylate cyclase/phosphodiesterase, whose amino-acid sequence MKTLCLRLSLLMLLICCLFAALRPVQAATDDGTAQDAPSAAVPTSPSASPFNSQAGLPIYPPEEEHSFTARIDQSINCSIQKSPFKVVGALIAFFLGVIIFLLYCLGCKCSRICHMEAQMNKDELTGLPNMEKFKVLCDSLITTQVTSDYMLLSGDICQFKTINDQFGFGMGDSLLQAYAAILQRNILPEECCARISSDLFVMLLRFDTWEQLSGRVREMDKELDEWRRSQALPYTVRTVYGAYRVPREQERDVQLMLDLANYARLEAKRSSGMPMVLYNEHMRQEALLSHELNGKLEDALTNGEIQVWYQAKVDMRTGAITGSEALVRWNHPSWGMMLPGSFIPMFERNGLVMSIDFFVFEQVCRNLRSWKTRNLPLHTVSCNFSRLHFDRPHFTQRLADIADRYSVPRHLLEVEITESAIMNNPEAVWLQIVQLKEMGFKTAIDDFGAGYSSLGIVQMLDADCLKIDRSFIQRDLPGQRAQIVLGNIIRLASDLGMNVISEGVETAEQSAIIMKLGCYTAQGFFYAKPEPSHEFEARLAMQGL is encoded by the coding sequence ATGAAGACACTTTGCCTCCGCCTTTCCCTGCTGATGCTCCTGATCTGCTGCCTTTTTGCGGCTCTGAGGCCAGTGCAGGCAGCCACTGATGATGGCACTGCGCAGGACGCGCCCTCAGCAGCCGTGCCAACCTCCCCATCGGCATCTCCATTCAACAGCCAAGCAGGCTTGCCGATCTACCCACCGGAAGAAGAGCACTCCTTTACAGCCCGCATTGACCAGAGCATAAACTGCTCAATTCAAAAAAGTCCCTTTAAGGTTGTTGGCGCCCTTATTGCCTTTTTCCTGGGCGTCATCATTTTTCTGCTCTACTGCCTGGGCTGCAAGTGCAGCCGCATCTGCCACATGGAAGCCCAGATGAACAAGGATGAACTGACCGGCCTGCCCAACATGGAAAAGTTCAAGGTGCTGTGCGACAGCCTCATAACCACCCAGGTCACCTCTGACTACATGCTGCTTTCCGGTGATATCTGCCAGTTCAAGACAATCAACGACCAGTTCGGTTTTGGCATGGGCGACAGCCTGTTGCAGGCCTATGCGGCAATTTTGCAGCGTAACATTCTGCCAGAAGAGTGCTGCGCCAGAATATCCTCTGATCTCTTTGTTATGCTCCTGCGATTTGACACATGGGAGCAGCTTTCGGGCAGAGTCCGCGAAATGGACAAGGAACTGGACGAGTGGCGGCGTAGTCAGGCGCTGCCCTACACAGTGCGCACTGTCTACGGAGCCTACCGTGTACCCAGGGAGCAGGAAAGGGACGTGCAGCTTATGCTGGATCTGGCCAACTATGCGCGGCTGGAAGCCAAACGTTCGTCTGGCATGCCCATGGTGCTCTACAACGAGCATATGCGGCAGGAAGCTTTGCTGAGCCATGAACTGAACGGCAAGCTGGAAGACGCCCTGACCAACGGCGAAATTCAGGTGTGGTATCAGGCCAAGGTGGACATGCGCACAGGAGCCATTACCGGCAGCGAGGCGCTGGTACGGTGGAATCATCCCTCATGGGGAATGATGCTGCCGGGCAGTTTTATCCCCATGTTTGAGCGCAACGGCCTTGTGATGTCCATTGATTTTTTTGTATTTGAGCAGGTCTGCCGCAACCTGCGCAGCTGGAAAACGCGCAACCTGCCGCTGCATACGGTTTCCTGCAATTTTTCTCGGCTGCATTTTGACCGCCCCCACTTTACCCAGCGGCTTGCGGACATTGCAGACCGCTATTCCGTGCCGCGACACCTGCTGGAAGTGGAAATTACCGAAAGCGCCATCATGAACAACCCTGAAGCTGTCTGGCTACAGATTGTTCAACTGAAGGAAATGGGCTTCAAAACGGCCATTGACGATTTTGGCGCGGGCTATTCATCCCTTGGCATTGTGCAGATGCTTGACGCAGACTGCCTCAAGATCGACCGCAGCTTCATCCAGCGCGACCTGCCGGGGCAGCGGGCGCAGATCGTGCTCGGCAATATCATCCGTCTGGCTTCGGATCTTGGCATGAATGTCATCAGCGAAGGTGTGGAAACAGCAGAACAGTCCGCCATTATCATGAAGCTGGGCTGCTACACGGCGCAGGGCTTTTTTTACGCCAAGCCGGAGCCTTCGCACGAATTTGAAGCAAGGCTCGCCATGCAGGGTCTGTAA
- a CDS encoding glycosyltransferase — protein MRILFLNSVFPGRFRSLAQAFGASQNNTVLFLAETGQKLAIPGVRRLRLAPPAPYESDDPAEKEIVTRLRRGARAGNALLSLRRNGFVPDIVCAAASMGGSFYVRDIFPKAFYVAQGDWFYNNGESHCFFTRGNPRPPADFAPLRVCNLWEYNALGECQLAVTSSLWQRAQYPSALQRDIKVVPSGINTRFFLPGEEKKDGDAAGDGVADSWGCASNELVTFCGPMHDPARGFDQFRKCLPRLLELRPNCLVVLAWLDIAQTGRKQNGGTDTPAECSETGKAMRRAVDILGIDQSFRARVHLLGARSLKEYRTMLQHSTAHVYLAAPHVFSTGLLEAMACGSLVVASDTPPVREVVQDGVNGFLCDFWDHENMAQKLADVLARAPQLGHVRRNARQTVLRSYDADVQTRRFMDMISASMKDRAEG, from the coding sequence ATGCGCATCCTTTTTTTGAATTCTGTTTTTCCAGGCCGCTTCCGTTCTCTTGCCCAGGCCTTTGGCGCATCCCAGAACAATACCGTGCTGTTTCTTGCAGAAACCGGACAAAAACTTGCCATTCCCGGTGTGCGGCGGCTGCGTCTGGCGCCGCCTGCGCCCTATGAAAGCGACGACCCGGCAGAAAAGGAAATCGTAACTCGCCTGCGGCGTGGCGCGCGGGCGGGCAACGCCCTGCTGTCACTGCGGAGAAACGGTTTTGTCCCAGATATTGTCTGTGCTGCGGCAAGCATGGGCGGCAGTTTTTACGTGCGCGACATCTTCCCCAAAGCTTTTTATGTGGCTCAGGGCGACTGGTTTTACAACAACGGCGAGAGCCATTGCTTTTTTACACGTGGCAACCCTCGCCCCCCGGCGGATTTTGCCCCCCTGCGGGTTTGCAATCTGTGGGAATACAACGCGCTGGGTGAATGCCAGCTTGCCGTTACCTCCTCCCTCTGGCAGCGCGCCCAGTACCCCTCCGCGCTGCAACGCGACATAAAGGTTGTGCCCAGCGGCATCAACACGCGCTTTTTTTTGCCCGGCGAGGAAAAAAAGGATGGCGATGCCGCAGGCGATGGCGTTGCTGATTCCTGGGGATGCGCAAGCAATGAGCTGGTGACCTTTTGCGGCCCCATGCACGACCCCGCGCGCGGGTTTGACCAGTTCCGCAAGTGCCTGCCGCGCCTGCTCGAATTACGCCCCAACTGTCTGGTGGTGCTGGCCTGGCTTGATATTGCCCAGACCGGACGCAAGCAGAATGGCGGCACAGATACGCCAGCCGAATGCTCCGAGACAGGCAAGGCCATGCGCCGCGCGGTGGATATTCTGGGCATTGACCAGAGCTTCCGGGCGCGTGTGCACCTGCTTGGCGCGCGGTCGCTCAAGGAATACCGGACCATGCTGCAACATTCGACCGCGCATGTGTATCTGGCGGCGCCGCATGTGTTTTCCACCGGTTTGCTTGAGGCCATGGCTTGCGGCTCACTGGTCGTGGCATCAGACACGCCGCCCGTGCGCGAAGTGGTGCAGGACGGCGTAAACGGCTTTTTGTGCGACTTCTGGGATCATGAAAACATGGCGCAAAAACTGGCTGACGTGCTGGCGCGGGCTCCGCAGCTGGGGCATGTGCGGCGCAATGCGCGGCAGACTGTGCTGCGCTCGTATGATGCGGATGTGCAGACGCGCAGATTTATGGATATGATCAGCGCAAGCATGAAGGACAGGGCAGAAGGCTGA
- a CDS encoding ABC transporter ATP-binding protein, whose amino-acid sequence MSITLSNVSKYFGKVKAVSSLNLEIGDGECFSMLGPSGCGKTTTLRMVAGFEDLDEGEISVNGKLLSSGAKKYYLPPEKRDFGMVFQAFAVWPHMSVYENVAFPLRIKKIGSAELHKRTADALRHTNLLEVAQKSPADLSGGGKQRVALARALAINPSVMLLDEPLSSLDPHLREEMRFEIKELQKIYGFSIMYVTHDQSEAMALSDRILVMKNGVVQQVASPLEVYTRPANRFVFSFIGLSNFTEMSVTAMHMQLDGVSADFPAGCAPDASIVQTGRGVVASRPNEIDFVDEGGVPGIVERRTFLGEQLDYQVRVGEQSVRVQKGRYSRGPQEGETCRLHFLKPLWFPVDAAS is encoded by the coding sequence ATGTCCATTACACTCAGCAATGTTAGCAAGTATTTTGGCAAGGTTAAGGCTGTTTCTTCCCTGAATCTCGAGATAGGCGATGGCGAATGCTTCTCCATGCTCGGGCCATCGGGCTGCGGCAAAACCACAACCCTGCGCATGGTGGCGGGCTTTGAGGATCTGGATGAGGGCGAAATCAGCGTGAACGGCAAGCTGCTTTCGTCCGGCGCCAAAAAGTACTATCTGCCGCCTGAAAAACGCGATTTCGGCATGGTGTTTCAGGCTTTTGCCGTGTGGCCGCACATGAGCGTGTATGAAAATGTGGCTTTTCCGCTACGCATCAAGAAGATCGGCTCGGCGGAGCTGCACAAGCGCACCGCGGATGCCTTGCGGCATACCAACCTGCTGGAAGTTGCGCAAAAAAGCCCTGCGGATCTTTCTGGCGGGGGCAAGCAGCGTGTGGCTCTTGCCCGGGCGCTGGCCATCAATCCTTCAGTCATGCTGTTGGACGAGCCGCTTTCAAGCCTCGACCCGCATCTGCGGGAAGAAATGCGCTTTGAGATCAAGGAACTGCAAAAAATTTACGGTTTCTCCATCATGTATGTGACTCACGATCAGTCGGAGGCCATGGCCCTTTCTGACCGCATTCTGGTGATGAAGAACGGCGTGGTGCAGCAGGTGGCCTCGCCCCTGGAGGTCTACACCCGGCCCGCCAACCGTTTTGTGTTCAGCTTTATCGGGCTGTCCAACTTTACGGAAATGTCGGTAACGGCAATGCACATGCAGCTTGACGGCGTGAGTGCCGACTTCCCGGCGGGCTGCGCCCCGGATGCCTCCATTGTGCAGACCGGGCGGGGAGTTGTTGCAAGCCGCCCCAACGAGATCGATTTTGTGGATGAAGGCGGCGTGCCCGGCATTGTGGAACGGCGTACATTCTTGGGCGAGCAGCTTGACTATCAGGTACGCGTGGGCGAGCAGAGCGTGCGGGTGCAGAAGGGGCGGTACTCCCGAGGCCCGCAGGAAGGCGAAACCTGCCGCCTGCACTTCTTGAAACCCTTGTGGTTCCCAGTGGATGCCGCCAGCTAG
- a CDS encoding ABC transporter substrate-binding protein, with translation MKRISILFIAAVFLAGSAFSAFAAEKLVVYTSMKESIIGSLKEAFVKKYPDIAMDYQSAGAGKLMAKIATERQSGKIMADIIWTSEVPDFFNMKSEGILEKYDSPELKNVINPFPDFDGSFTAIRLGTLGIAYNKRHVKEAPAQWSDMMKPEFKKAFGIANPALSGTSYMSIQLLVDKFGWEYIENVHKNGARMGKGSGQVIDDTASGDLLACIGVDYIVNDKIKKGADLALVYPPEMLVIPSPAAIFKGTPNLEAAKKFVDFLLSEEGQKILADQGTLPVRKGIVPPAEFGLPTSEKAFERGIKIDYQHILSEKEATVKKFTDIMMSK, from the coding sequence ATGAAACGAATCAGCATTCTCTTTATTGCTGCCGTCTTCTTGGCGGGCTCGGCGTTTTCGGCTTTTGCAGCCGAAAAACTGGTGGTCTACACCTCCATGAAGGAATCTATTATTGGTTCGCTCAAAGAGGCTTTTGTAAAAAAATATCCCGATATCGCTATGGATTATCAGTCTGCTGGCGCGGGCAAGCTCATGGCGAAAATTGCCACCGAGCGTCAGTCGGGCAAGATCATGGCCGATATTATCTGGACCAGCGAAGTGCCGGACTTCTTTAACATGAAGTCCGAGGGCATTCTGGAAAAATACGATTCCCCCGAGCTGAAGAACGTCATCAATCCATTCCCGGATTTTGACGGCTCGTTCACGGCCATTCGCCTGGGTACGCTTGGCATCGCCTACAACAAGCGCCACGTGAAGGAAGCTCCCGCCCAGTGGAGCGACATGATGAAGCCCGAGTTCAAAAAGGCCTTTGGCATTGCCAATCCGGCGCTTTCCGGCACGTCCTACATGAGCATTCAGTTGCTGGTGGACAAGTTCGGCTGGGAATACATAGAAAATGTCCATAAAAATGGGGCGCGCATGGGCAAGGGCTCCGGGCAGGTCATTGACGACACTGCCTCCGGCGACCTTCTGGCCTGCATCGGCGTGGACTATATTGTAAACGACAAAATCAAGAAGGGCGCGGACCTTGCTCTGGTTTATCCGCCTGAAATGCTGGTGATCCCCAGCCCCGCAGCCATATTCAAGGGCACTCCCAACCTGGAAGCGGCCAAGAAGTTTGTGGACTTTCTGCTTTCAGAAGAAGGGCAGAAAATTCTGGCCGATCAGGGAACCCTGCCCGTGCGCAAGGGCATTGTGCCCCCGGCGGAATTTGGCCTGCCTACCAGTGAGAAGGCCTTTGAACGCGGCATAAAAATTGATTACCAGCATATATTGAGCGAAAAGGAAGCCACTGTTAAAAAATTTACAGATATTATGATGTCGAAATAG
- a CDS encoding ABC transporter ATP-binding protein: MAEILLENISKSFGDHTVLKDLSLAVRDGECFTLIGPSGCGKTVLLRIMAGFETLDAGRMSIGGEVVADAESGTALPPEQRSLGVVFQDYAVWPHMTVRQNVGYPLKIARRDAAEATALVQKSIDDVNLTGMEDRLPSQLSGGQQQRVALARALVAQPSLLLLDEPLNNLDANLREEMRFEIKALQKNLGVTILYVTHDQEIALAISDRMALLDEQGAIRQIGTPEELFATPADEFVFSFLGMSNFLRATVGGGVASIDGHVFPLEPPAGLAGEVRVGFRPSDVQLGRQGQGLRATVRRASFLGAFTDYQLDVCGQQVRTAVDTHEALARDLLLHEGDECVINLRGAHWFS; this comes from the coding sequence ATGGCAGAAATACTTCTTGAAAACATATCAAAATCCTTTGGCGACCATACGGTTCTTAAGGATTTATCTCTTGCGGTGCGGGACGGCGAATGCTTCACCCTCATCGGGCCTTCCGGCTGCGGCAAAACTGTGCTGCTGCGCATCATGGCAGGCTTTGAAACACTGGATGCCGGGCGCATGAGCATTGGCGGCGAAGTTGTGGCAGATGCCGAGAGCGGCACGGCCCTGCCCCCCGAGCAGCGTAGCCTTGGCGTGGTGTTTCAGGATTATGCCGTGTGGCCGCACATGACGGTGCGCCAGAACGTGGGCTATCCCCTCAAGATCGCCCGGCGTGATGCCGCGGAGGCTACAGCCCTGGTGCAAAAGAGCATTGACGATGTGAACCTCACCGGCATGGAAGATCGCCTCCCCTCCCAGCTTTCGGGTGGGCAGCAGCAGCGGGTGGCCCTGGCCCGCGCCCTGGTGGCCCAGCCCAGCCTCTTGCTGCTGGATGAGCCGCTGAACAACCTTGATGCCAATCTGCGTGAAGAAATGCGCTTTGAAATCAAGGCACTGCAAAAAAATCTGGGCGTGACCATCCTGTATGTGACCCATGATCAGGAAATCGCGCTGGCCATATCTGACCGTATGGCCCTGCTGGACGAGCAGGGGGCCATCCGCCAGATAGGCACGCCCGAAGAGCTCTTTGCCACGCCAGCAGACGAATTTGTTTTTTCCTTTCTGGGCATGAGCAATTTTTTGCGGGCAACCGTGGGCGGCGGGGTTGCGAGCATTGACGGGCATGTTTTTCCCCTTGAGCCGCCTGCTGGTCTTGCTGGCGAGGTGAGGGTGGGATTTCGCCCCTCAGATGTGCAACTGGGCCGTCAAGGCCAGGGGTTGCGGGCAACGGTGCGCCGCGCCAGCTTTTTGGGCGCGTTTACCGATTATCAGCTCGATGTGTGCGGCCAGCAGGTGCGCACGGCGGTGGATACCCACGAGGCCCTGGCCCGCGATCTGTTGCTGCACGAAGGGGACGAATGCGTCATCAACCTTCGTGGGGCGCACTGGTTCAGCTAG
- a CDS encoding alanine--glyoxylate aminotransferase family protein, with translation MTTVLGTLDHVLLMAPGPSPVAANVLEAMSLPTLGHLDPDCIKVMDALQEQLRAVCKTRNAVTFPISGTGSAGMEACFVNLVEHGDNVLIVNNGLFCSRMIEVASRLGAQVDTVECPWGAPISVDAVKKQLAQKNYKILAVVHAETSTGVNNPVAELGALVKDSDTLFLVDSVAGLGGVDVRVDEWGIDAFYSGSQKCLSTPPGLAPASFSEAAMEAMARRKTKIPNWYLDVPLIRKYWEGTPRTYHHTAPINMYYGLHQALDNLLGEGLEASFARHQAMHERLKQGMGKLGFKPYVTEGAAPQVNLFVPPEGVDANALRASLRKDHKIEVAGGLGALAGKVLRVGVMGEGAREEPIDRLVAAVAACL, from the coding sequence ATGACCACGGTTTTAGGAACACTGGACCATGTGCTTCTGATGGCCCCCGGCCCCAGTCCGGTTGCAGCCAACGTGCTTGAGGCCATGAGCCTGCCCACTCTCGGGCATCTTGACCCTGACTGCATCAAGGTTATGGACGCCCTGCAAGAGCAGCTTCGCGCTGTGTGCAAAACACGCAATGCCGTGACGTTCCCCATCTCGGGCACAGGTTCCGCAGGTATGGAAGCCTGCTTTGTCAACCTGGTGGAACACGGCGACAACGTGCTTATTGTCAACAACGGTCTGTTCTGCTCGCGTATGATTGAAGTGGCCTCACGCCTTGGCGCGCAGGTGGACACTGTGGAATGCCCATGGGGCGCGCCCATCTCTGTAGACGCGGTAAAAAAACAGCTGGCGCAGAAAAATTACAAGATTCTTGCCGTGGTGCATGCCGAAACATCCACCGGAGTGAATAATCCTGTGGCTGAACTCGGCGCGCTGGTCAAAGACAGCGATACGCTCTTTCTGGTGGACAGCGTGGCTGGGCTGGGCGGCGTGGACGTGCGCGTGGACGAATGGGGCATTGACGCTTTTTACAGCGGCTCGCAGAAATGCCTTTCCACTCCTCCCGGCCTTGCGCCCGCCTCGTTTTCGGAGGCAGCCATGGAGGCCATGGCACGCCGCAAAACAAAGATACCCAACTGGTATCTGGATGTGCCGCTCATCCGCAAATACTGGGAAGGCACGCCCCGTACCTACCACCATACTGCCCCCATCAATATGTACTATGGCCTGCATCAGGCCCTGGACAACCTGCTGGGTGAAGGCCTTGAGGCCTCGTTTGCGCGGCATCAGGCCATGCACGAAAGGCTCAAGCAGGGCATGGGCAAGCTTGGCTTCAAGCCCTATGTGACCGAAGGGGCCGCGCCCCAGGTCAACCTCTTTGTGCCGCCCGAAGGCGTGGACGCCAATGCCCTGCGCGCCAGCCTGCGCAAGGATCACAAGATTGAAGTGGCTGGCGGCCTTGGCGCCCTGGCTGGCAAGGTGCTGCGCGTTGGCGTCATGGGCGAAGGCGCGCGCGAAGAACCCATTGACCGCCTTGTGGCGGCAGTTGCCGCCTGCCTGTAG